In one Lolium rigidum isolate FL_2022 chromosome 3, APGP_CSIRO_Lrig_0.1, whole genome shotgun sequence genomic region, the following are encoded:
- the LOC124697872 gene encoding uncharacterized protein LOC124697872 — MAAATGGPGAATDGPTRDGPATTGGGGGCATRGAALLSNLQLLSLDGPTSGWSRMRTAAVVGWRRCSRSTEEGGGDASSSPLPPASTSSSGTATAGGGWMLRGGKACAVVADGGQRMEEEEGMRRLWTHLVFNLCALPSPYMLVSVWSRFMPGGWMLPGGKNLDQIEEGEIQPSLMRHTSLASRSSEAALERWRMSRHARSLLSMNPQLADWHYFYQCCWYNRSTATTSWLL, encoded by the exons ATGGCGGCGGCAACCGGAGGGCCGGGCGCGGCCACAGACGGGCCGACGCGGGACGGACCCGCGACgaccggaggcggcggtggctgcGCGACCAGAGGCGCCGCCCTCCTCTCCAATCTGCAGCTCCTCTCGCTCGATGGACCGACATCGGGATGGAGCCGGATGAGGACGGCCGCGGTCGTGGGCTGGAGGAGGTGCAGCAGGAGcacggaggagggcggcggcgacgcctCATCCTCTCCTCTTCCACCGGCCTCGACGTCGTCTTCTGGCACAGCGACGGCAGGCGGCGGCTGGATGCTACGAGGAGGGAAAGCTTGTGCGGTGGTGGCTGACGGAGGACAGaggatggaggaggaagaagggatgCGGCGGCTGTGGACCCATCTCGTCTTCAACCTCTGCGCGCTGCCGTCCCCGTACATGCTCGTCTCCGTCTGGTCCAG ATTCATGCCCGGAGGCTGGATGCTACCGGGAGGGAAAAATCTTGATCAAATAGAAGAAGGAGAAATTCAACCAAGCCTGATGAG ACACACGTCGCTAGCATCGAGATCAAGTGAAGCTGCGCTGGAGCGATGGCGCATGTCTCGCCATGCACGGTCGCTCCTCTCCATGAATCCACAGTTGGCAGACTGGCATTACTTCTACCAATGTTGTTGGTACAACAGGTCAACAGCTACAACTTCATGGCTTCTTTGA